The following nucleotide sequence is from Zea mays cultivar B73 chromosome 1, Zm-B73-REFERENCE-NAM-5.0, whole genome shotgun sequence.
ATAAGCACACATGCACTTCTAGTGGTCGTCGAAAAACAACAACACCCACCAGCTCATGGGTTGCTTCCCTTGCAATGCCATTCCTAACGAAGAAACCACATATGGGAGCTAAAGAATTGCAAAATACCTTGCAAGAGCAGCACAATTGCACAATTTCTTATGATACAGTGTGGAAAGGTAAAGAGAAGGCCCTTAGAGAGTTGTATGGAACATGGGAGGACAGCTTCAAATTACTTTTTAGATGGAGAGAAGCTGTTTTGGAGGTTATGCCAGACTCAGTGATTGAGTTTGATCTAGTAGTTGATGATGGAAAATTATATTTCAGCAGATTTTTTGTGCTTTTGGCCCTTGTCTTCAAGGTTTTCGTGAAGGTTGCAGGCCCTACTTAAGTGTGGATTCCACAGCTCTAAATGGTCGTTGGAATGGTCACCTTCCCCAGCTACAAGTGTTGATGGTCATAATTGGATGTTTCCAGTAGCTTTTGGTTTCTTCGAGTCAGAGACAAAAGACAGTTGGATTTGGTTCATGCAACAACTTTGTAAGGCCATAGGCGACCCTCCTGTTTTAGCCATTTGCTCTGATGCATGCAAAGGACTGACATCAGCAGTGAACGATGTATTTCCAAATGCTGAAAAAAGAGAATGCTTCCGCCACCTCATGCAAAACTACATTAAGCACTTCACTGGATCAGAGCACATGTATCCCGCAGCTAGAGCATATAGGAACACCATTTTCGAGCACCACTTCAGTAATGCCCGGGATATACCCGGTGTGAAGCAATGGATTGATGAGTGGCACCCTCTTTTATGGTACAGATGTGGTTTCAACACGGCTATAAAGTGTGACTACATAACCAACAACATTGCTGAGGTATTTACGAACAGATGTTACATAACCAACCAACAACATTGCTACAGATGTTGGGCAGCAGGAGTTTGAAGCTGTTGATGTCGGGCACTTAACCCCAACAAGGCACAAAAAAGAGCAGTAGGAAAGAAGTTGAcgccgaagaagaaaaatgtttgAGTAGCTGTGTAGTTGTCTGTGATTGGGCAGCAGGAGTTTGAAGCTGTAGCTGTGTGTTTGTGTGAAACTGTCTTCTGTTTTCAGTGAAACCAGCTGTGTGTATGTGTGTATGTGTGTTTTCTGGACAATTGAAACTGTATTCTGTTTTCAGTGTGAAAACATCAGTGTTTTAGGCTTCAAATGTGTTTTCAGTGTGAAAACAGCAGCTTCTAATCTGTTTTCAGTGTGAAAACAGCAGCTTCTAATCTGTTTTCAGTGTACCATCATAATATTCTGTTTTAGGCTTCAAATGTGTTTTCAGCTCATGTGTTTTAGGCTTCAAATTTGGCACGGCAGTGTGAAAACAGCAGCTTCAAATTGTGGTGTCCATTTGCAAGCTGATTTCAGCATACCAAATGTCTTCTGTTACAGCAGTCCATTTGCAGGTTAAATCGTGGTGTCCATTTGCAAGCTGAAACCAAGCTGTTTCCATTTGAAGCTGAAATCTTCTGGACAACTGAAGTGCCCAGCGTCTGTCCGAATGTAGTACAAAAGGACAGAAAACAGCTTGGTGTCCAAATTCTGTTACAGCTGTCCAAATGCTGTCCACATGCTGAAATGCTCTCTTCTATTTTCTAGAATGCCCAGCTACTGTCCAAATGGACTGAAAACATGAAACTGAATGGACATACACAAATAAATTCAGAATTTTGAATGGACTGAATGGACTGAAAACATACTGAATGGAAATATTAAGATAACCATACAAAAGCTATCGAGTCCCATTCTACACTCGACAGAATGGACAACCCAGGTTCACAGATACCTTACACAAGTTCAGTTACCTTACACAAGGTAACTACTACACAGATACCTTACAGAAGCTAACTCTTACACAAATAACACATCCAGTGCCATTCAACACCACCCATATTACTCTACTTCATCTGACGATCCGAAAGCTCTTCAGAACTGACATCATCCAGTGCCCATTCCCCACCACCCATATCTTCATCTTCACCAAATTGGTTGTTGAACCACTCAGATAATGGTGGCGACGGACCAGCTTCGAGATCTTCTAAACGTTGTGCTTCGTCCTCAAGTGATTGAGCAAGCTCATACACGCGCCACATTGCGAAGTTCACTGACACATCTTTGGCAGTATCTGGCGAATCCATAATCTCGTCTCCGGCCAAATCTTTCAACTCCTtcctaactacatgcatctttgcAATGGCTTGGGCGAGGTCACTACAAACTGTTTCAAATCGTGTTATCTGCGAAACCACAAAAAATTCTGTTGGAATTGAACAAACTACTGCATTTTATTGAATTTAGTACAACCCTTACCGACACAGAACGAGGTGTCGAGCAATGATTGTCGACGGCTGTGAGTTCTGTTGGACAGAAAATATTTTACACTTAAAACAGACGCAGCTATATGATTTCAGTGATTGCAGAGCATTTCAGCGGACGCAGCAGTCTTCTGTTTTCAGTGGTATGCTGTTGGGGGAGTGCTCTTGACGAATGAAATAGGTACCTGATGTGGCCGCGCGGGTGTGCTCCTTGCCGGTGGGGTGCTCGTTGCCGGCGGTGTGCTCGTTGCCGGCGGTGTGCTCCAAGCCGCAACTGTCGCCTCTACGCTTGGCAACGATTGAAACAGACAGCCGGCTGAACGCGGAAGCCACTTCGACCTCACTGTCGACCTCGACATCGACGTCGATGACCAGCCGTTTCTTCCCTCTCACCGGAGTAGCCATCGGAGGAGGAGTGCTCTCGGAGGACGGAGCGAGCACAGAGAAGACAGAGCAGTGGCGGCGCCGTGGAAGAGGAGTAACTCGTGGAAGAGAAGAGAGACGAGGAGTTAGGTTTTCACCAGACTAGTGGTTACAGCATGGGCAAAATTGACTTTTACCATACCTAATGGAAGGTAACAGCGCGCTGGGCATTAACTGTGCCAATATGGCGAGGCTGTGAGCTACAGAATACCAAAATGGCGAGATCCAGCTGCGGAGTAATAAAGTAGCGAAGCCGCGCGACGAGATTATTACAATCTCAAATAACTCCGCATCGATCACCCTCCTCGATGCGTGTGCGGCGGGAGGCCCGAGAGGACCATATAGGTTGGTCCAGATGAAAATTGGGCCAGGCCCAATTGATCGGATTGCACAGCCTGTTTGTGTTTGCTGGCAGGCGCGTAGGGTACTTTGGTTGATTGATGTCAGTTGACTTACCTGTTTGgttgtttggttagagggactaattTTTAATCCCTAGTTTTTAGTCCCGTTTAGTTTCTAGTTTGCCAAACGTAAGGATTAAAGTAGAGACTAATTGattttagtctctagtccctcacATGGGTGCTAAAAGGAACTAAAGGGTAACATTTACTCCAATTGCGCGTACTTAGAAAACTGACGTGAAACAAGAAAATGCGTATTTTGATCTTTATGTGTTGCATTTAATGTATTTAAAATCTGTTTAGTCCCTACAACTAAACAgtgtagggactaaagtttagtccctggACTAGTCCATAAATATATGATTTGCTAGTTATAGCCTAAAGCCCCacaaaaataaatataaaataggACGGGAGGAGAGAGAGTTAGCGTGAGCTTTGGATAAACTATGGGCTTTAGGGACggtttgtttcagcttatagattatataatctggattataatctaaattatataatccagattataatctagatatatTATAATATATATGTAGTTGTTTGGTAGTTTAGATTATACAAATATAGATTATTCACAAATACAACAATACCCTTGTTTGTTTATTTAAGGTGAGAAAGAAGGATGGtatatattgtaatttctatttacataactatgggtagtgggtcttttgccaaaataatctcaaataagctactcttgagGAGATTATGAGATATCATAATCTaggctttagattatataatatgAACCCATAATCCAGTTGTTTGTTTACCTAATAGATTATTtgcgctagattatataatctggagagaTTATAATCTGAAACAAATAGAGCCCTAGTGTTGTTCGACGGAGTAGACTCATTGTTTTTTGGTCGGCCGCGTGGCCACAAGAGTACAAGACCACGATCAACACAATGCCTAATAATATGTTAAACCTAGGGTTTAAGATTAGATATATTTGATCGGTTTAGAAATATGTTTGATTTGTAGTTATAATTGTGACAATATTCTTCTCATGAATTGTTCCACTCGTCGATGATTTATAAAAGTGTAGCAAGATTCCTTTAGTCATGCAAGATGCGGCGAAAAAAATGAATGACTAGCCTTATTCAAGTGAGACAAAAAATATATGTCAATTTATGACATCTTAGGTATACAATAAAAAGCCCCTAGTGTCGCGCTATATCTGCCCCGTGTCAATCCAATATAGGCACAGCTAAGCATGACATGATTTTAATCGGACCAAGCACAACATGATTATTTGCCATGCCGTATTGGCACGTAGGTGGTGACGTTGCTTAGACATGACACAACTACTTTTACATGGGTCAAATATCAGTGTCAGAGGCACAACAACACGATAGTATGGTGTTGTGTTCGTACCATCAACACAAGCACCTAATTAAACTTTAAATAACATAACTGATAAACTGTCAAATTCAAACACCAGATCATAATTATAACTTGTATACCATATTTAAACTTGTCTAAATCATATTTATCTATACAAAGGTCACATTCACCCCATCACAAAGCAAAAGTCACAACACAATACATAACACAAGATTAGTCTCGAAATAAAGCGGAGCCTTGATACAATGCTACCTCTTTAAAAACATTTCTAGATAAAAACCCGCACCTCATTAGAAAACCCAGAAGAGAAAAAAATAAAACCAACTCCTTAAGAGTTAAATTTTAACAATTCATGTGTTCAAAGTCCATTACAGATAATAGAAAGGAGAAAAATAGGGGCTCAATTTAAGTTTCTATTGCACCTTCTAGCTCCTTGCCCCTTGCTCCTTGTTTAATTCCTTGTGCCTTATTCTTATTGGTCATTGAGGCTATTCAACTCCTTTTTGTGCCTTTCTCTTTCTCGTTGGTACTTATTCTTGCTCATCATCTAGGTACATAACTTCAATGGTTGCTTCAAGATCCTTGGTTTCCTTCTTTGTAGTGTGTTGCTTGTGCAAGTCTACCAACACTTAGTCTTTGATGTGTGAGAGAACCTCCACCATGTTTGTTGTGGCCACCATTGCCACTCCTTGTGCACCCTGCCAGCTAGACTAAAAGTATTTCTATACTATCTATAAAGCACCAGTTTCCCTCGTTTCCACGATCGTCCATTTGCAAAAAAGTCATTGGGCTCATTTCTATTCTAACCTGCAGTCCAAGCCTTTCACCTTTGTCATGTGACATAGGCCGTTACTTTCCAAATGGGCCATGAGAAAAACCCAAGCCCAACACGACGAAGCCGCACACAATGCAGCGCTCTCGGGTAGTACCACCTCGCTAGCTGAAGTAGAACGAGCAGCCGAGCGAGCTATATAAAAATGATAGGTTTTCTTTTCAACTCATACCTTTTTCAGTCTTTTGGCTGAGATAAAACATGGTATTTGCATTTTAATATCTGATACGTGGGCCATATGTCCCCTTTATTTTAAAATTTATTTTTATAGGGAGGATCTACTTTAGTTTTAAATTTATTTTTGTGGGTAGGACGTCAGTCGCATTGTACCGTCGATGCACTATACCATCAAATATGATTGGTGTCGTTGCAATGCCAGGGTATTGTGATAGTGTTGTATTAAAACACCAGTTTTCCTAGTTTCACGGTTTCTATCATCGTCGTGTCCCCCATTTAAATTGTAAAAATGCTAATATATATATAGGGATTTAACCATGGTTGTTGGATCCAAATCCACATTTACACTCATCTAGCCAATAGAACACATATGTCTTTATATTTTATACTTAAGCATAATTGGAATCGTAGCAATGTACGAGCACTTTGCTAGTTGTTTATGAAGACATAGTAGAAGCAGTGACATTCATAACATCTTTAGCAAGTATAGAAAAAATTGTATGTCTGATTATGACGCTTCCACTAACTTAGAATGTTGAAGTCAGTTCCAAAATGTGTTTCAATTTCTCTATTGAGGTATGAAGAGAGCTTAGATGGATTAAACACTATGAAAGGTACCTACACCCTTTCATAGGAAGTAGAATAAGACTCACCATCACCATAGATGTCATTCCAAGCCTTTATGACCTTATCGGAACCACCACCTATTAGTGAACGTGCACTCAAACACACTTCATCAAAATCTTAGTTAACTTGGTATGAATAGATGATGTAAGTCTAGTGTAATCAATACCGGTTGGAGAAGATAACCTCAAAAAATATGAAACTGCCTCATCTTAGCTCTAGGATTAGGAATGAAAGAAAGTGCATATAGAATGGGTATGTCCATACAATATTTTAGAAACTTTTATAGGAAGAACAACATGTATTTATTATTCTCATATGCATTTTGATGTCTGGTACTTTTCAAGATACGATGCAACATTTAGGGTGTTGTTGGGTAATAAACACCACATAATGCAGCAGTTGAATCATATAATAACTCAAGAAAAGATAACGATTTTTTAGCAATAGCCAAGTGATTATTATTTAGTGAAAAACTTGCCCTTTTTTGCATGGATGGTTTATTTTTATCTAGATAGAAAAGGTACTTTGGTAAGGAACTAGATGCTTAAGCATCAGATAAGTGGAGTTCCATATAACATCTATGTCCACTCCAAACTTGTAAGGATATGTTATGCTTAGAAGGGGAGGAGTGAACAAAAATATAAAAAAACAACACTCAAAATTCTATTAGTAATAGGTGTAGCACTGCCTCTTTGAGCTCGATAGTATTGCATGCATAGACCTACTGAAGATCATAATTTAAAATCTACCCAAAGAAAATTAGATCAAGTAAGTCACTGAGCTTTCTAGGGCAGAGTAGAGCCTAATTCAACACTTGAAAGTTATTGTAGAAGCATAAATTTGTAAATCAAAACAATACCCTAAATCATGTCATAAAAAGTAaggcacaatataaagcaagaacATATATAGTAGACATGAGGATTTACCCCCTGGTTTAGCTTGTCACAAAAGATTGATCTACCTTCACATTGGTGTGGAAGCCACAAAGGCTTGGGTTACTCAAACCCTATCCCCATTCTCAAGTCAAGAGGGCAAGTTCTTGAGATGAGTGGTTCTTACTAATTTGAAGAGGGTGATGACAAACTTCTGGGGCTGCCACATAAGATGGCAAGCTCCACGAGCGACACTCTAGCGGGCTAGAAGCAACACTCAAAAAACTAATTTACAAATAAATTGGTTTCAGAAAACCAGCAAAAATCTACCTAGTTGAATATGAAAGGTAGTGAATCAAATCCTCTCGCATCAGGTGTGCATATAACATCTGATACATATTTGTCTTCATAATAATATTACACAATCAAAAGAATTCATTGATGGAACTGTCAGGTACCCAACTAATGCCATAAGTTTTTCTATGCTTCAGTCCCTACTGAAAGTCCAACAACAATTCTTATCACAACACTTGTCATGTGTCCTAAGGCTGCATCTGAACCTTGTGATCTCTAGGAAGCATTATTAGATCTAAAGTGGAAGGAGGGAATTGGATCTTGAATATCTAACTCTCATGAATAACGAAACTTGGGGACCGACACCCCCAACAAAACACATAAGCCTCATAGACAACAAATGGGTGTACAAAGTCAAAACAAAAAACCAATGAGCCGGTAGACAGTTTTAAAGCAAGACTAGTGGCAATTGGA
It contains:
- the LOC103644292 gene encoding uncharacterized protein; translated protein: MYDRLGLLAEDERETTERQETVRQSDEFNDETAELPCTDCIPQERVFECNRSNPIMKIGSLYKDMKEFRLAIRQYAINNEFELGIESSSPFRYRAYCKGGDCPWRINARLQNAGSPTVVVTVIVDKHTCTSSGRRKTTTPTSSWVASLAMPFLTKKPHMGAKELQNTLQEQHNCTISYDTVWKGKEKALRELYGTWEDSFKLLFRWREAVLEVMPDSVIEFDLVVDDGKLYFSRFFVLLALVFKVFVKVAGPT